Part of the Photobacterium sp. DA100 genome is shown below.
CCTCGCCATCATCAAGAGTCTTTCATCTGCTGGGCCAACTGGCGGGCGATATGCTCAGGACTGCGGGTACGGCGCGCCAGCAAGCGGTACATCACGGGGATCACAAGCAGGGTAAATAGGGTCGCCACCGTGATGCCGCATAACACCACAATACCGATCACAATACGGTTCTCGGCACCGGCGCCAGTGGCCAGGATAAGAGGGATCGCCCCTGCAATGGTCGTGATGGCCGTCATCAGGATGGGACGCAGCCGCTCCGACGCCGCTTCCAGTAGGGCCTCGTCAAACGCCATTCCCTGATCACGGAGCTGGTTGGCAAACTCGACAATCAAGATCCCGTTCTTGGCCGACAAGCCAATGAGCATGATGAGGCCTATCTGCGAGTAGATATTGAGGGTCTGATCGGTAAAGTAAAGCCCGAGCAATGCCCCGAGAGTCGCCAACGGCACGGTCAGCATGATGATAAAGGGATGGATATAACTTTCAAATTGCGCGGCCAACACCAGAAACACCACCACCAGCGCCAAGGCAAAAACAAACAGGATGGACGTGCCGGAATCCTGATAGTCCTTGGATGCGCCTTTGTAGTTGACTACCGCGTCGGCAGGCAGCAACTCATCAACCAGTCCATTGAGGTAATCCAGTGCCTCGCCCAGGGTATACCCCTCGGCAAGGTTGGCCTCGAGGGTGATCGCTCGTACCCGGTTGTAGCGGTTGAGCTGCGGTGCACCGGCATACTCATCCACACGGATGAGGCTCGACAGCGGCACCAAGGCTTCTGCCTGCTCCGCCCTGACATACAGATTCGCCAAATCGGCAGCTGTGTTCTGCCGCTCACGCTGACCTTCGATGATCACATCGTATTCCTCCCCGCGCCAAGTATAGGTAGTAACCTGACGGGAGCCGAGCATGGACTCGAGGGTCTGGCCGATCGCTTTGAGCGATACCCCGAGATCACCGGCCCGATCGCGATCTATCACGATCCTAAGCTGCGGTTTGGTCTCCTTGTAATCGTGATCAAGCCCGACCAAATTGGCATTGCTGGCCGCCGCATCGAGCACGATATCCCGCCACTGGGCCAGCTCTTCATAGCTGCCGCCGCCAAGCACGAACTGGACCGGTTTGCCAACCCCACGGCCAAACGGTTGGCGCATCACCGGAAAGGCGGTGATCCCCGCCAAATCCCCCAGTCGCTTGCGGATATCGCCAATGATAGCCCCTGCCGGGCGGCGCTCGGCCCAGTCCTCCAGCACCACGATGGCAAAGCCGTTGGAAAAATCGGCCACACGTCCCCATCCCCGCGGGGCGCGGATCAACAGCCGTTTGATCTCACCCGCTTCAACCAAGGGCATCAGGCGGTGCTCTACCTCATCCATGTAGGGCCGGATAAAGTCAAAGCTCGCACCCTGCGGGCCGTTAATGATGATAAACATTGCTCCCCGGTCCTCACGCGGGGCAAACTCAGAGGGCAAGCGCTGCTGCAGCCAGCCACAGATCGCCAAGACCACCAACAAGAACCCAATAACGCGCCCAGGCCGCTGTATCGCATGGACTAGCAGACGTCTGTAGCTCGCAGTCAACCGAGCCATGGCAAGGTGGCTGAATGCCACCAGGCCACGTTCCTTGTCAATCGGTTGCATCAACTTCGAAGCCATCATCGGGCTCAGCGTGAGTGCCACCAGCGACGAGAGGATCACCGCCGCGCTGATGGCAATGGAGAACTCGCGGAATAACTTACCCAGATCCCCTTCGAGAAAGCCAATCGGCAGGAAGACCGCCACCAGCACCACGGTAGTGGCAATAATGGCGAAGCTGACTTGTTTGGCCCCGAGATATGCGGCTTTGAGCGGCGGCTCGCCGCTGCTGATCCGGCGGTGGATATTCTCCAGCATCACAATGGCATCGTCGACCACGATACCGATCGCCAAAATCAGCGCCAGCAAAGTCAGCAGGTTAAGTGTAAAGCCGAGGGCATAGAGCACGGTAAAGGCACCAATGAGCGAAACCGGCAAGGTCAATGCCGGGATCAGCATGGCGCGGACGCTGCCGAGGAACAGATAAATCACGACCACCACCAGAGCAAGGGCGATCAGCAGAGTCTTGTAGACCTCGTCAATCGAGGCCTGGATAAATACCGAGGAGTCATAGGAGCGCTTGATTTCCATCCCCGGCGGCAAAGTGGGGTTGAGCTGGTCAACCAAGGCATTGGCCGCCCGAGCCACATCCAGGGTATTGGCCTTCGACTGGCGGGTGATCCCTATCCCTATCATGTCCTGGGTATTGCCACGGAAGGTGATCCGCTCTTCCTCGGCCGCCAATTCGACCTCGGCCACGTCACCGAGCCGGATCAGGTAGCCTTCCTCGCCGCTGCCGACCACCAGGCGGACAAAATCTTCGGGGGCGAGAAAACTGCGTTGGGTTCGTACCGTGAACTGGCGGCTGGCCGACTCCACCGAGCCGGCAGGCAGCTCGATATTGTCATTGCGCAGGGCCTGTTCGATATCCGTGACCGTCAGCCCCCTTGCCGCCAGCTTCTGGCGGTCGATCCAGATCCTCAGGGCATAAGACTTGCCGCCGCCAAGACGGATCCCCGCCACCCCGTCGATCACCGAGAAGCGATCGACCAAATAGCGCCTGGCATAATCGGTCAGCTCAAGCGTATCCATCCGGTCAGAAAC
Proteins encoded:
- a CDS encoding efflux RND transporter permease subunit, whose product is MWLSDISVTRPVLGSVISLLLVVFGLVAFERLPLREYPDIDPPVVNISTSYRGASAAIVETRITQLVEDSIAGLEGIRSISSGSRDGRSSVTLEFSIGRDIDAAANDVRDRIAGILNNLPDEADPPEVQKAAASSEVIMWLNLVSDRMDTLELTDYARRYLVDRFSVIDGVAGIRLGGGKSYALRIWIDRQKLAARGLTVTDIEQALRNDNIELPAGSVESASRQFTVRTQRSFLAPEDFVRLVVGSGEEGYLIRLGDVAEVELAAEEERITFRGNTQDMIGIGITRQSKANTLDVARAANALVDQLNPTLPPGMEIKRSYDSSVFIQASIDEVYKTLLIALALVVVVIYLFLGSVRAMLIPALTLPVSLIGAFTVLYALGFTLNLLTLLALILAIGIVVDDAIVMLENIHRRISSGEPPLKAAYLGAKQVSFAIIATTVVLVAVFLPIGFLEGDLGKLFREFSIAISAAVILSSLVALTLSPMMASKLMQPIDKERGLVAFSHLAMARLTASYRRLLVHAIQRPGRVIGFLLVVLAICGWLQQRLPSEFAPREDRGAMFIIINGPQGASFDFIRPYMDEVEHRLMPLVEAGEIKRLLIRAPRGWGRVADFSNGFAIVVLEDWAERRPAGAIIGDIRKRLGDLAGITAFPVMRQPFGRGVGKPVQFVLGGGSYEELAQWRDIVLDAAASNANLVGLDHDYKETKPQLRIVIDRDRAGDLGVSLKAIGQTLESMLGSRQVTTYTWRGEEYDVIIEGQRERQNTAADLANLYVRAEQAEALVPLSSLIRVDEYAGAPQLNRYNRVRAITLEANLAEGYTLGEALDYLNGLVDELLPADAVVNYKGASKDYQDSGTSILFVFALALVVVFLVLAAQFESYIHPFIIMLTVPLATLGALLGLYFTDQTLNIYSQIGLIMLIGLSAKNGILIVEFANQLRDQGMAFDEALLEAASERLRPILMTAITTIAGAIPLILATGAGAENRIVIGIVVLCGITVATLFTLLVIPVMYRLLARRTRSPEHIARQLAQQMKDS